In Flavobacterium sp. CS20, a single window of DNA contains:
- a CDS encoding AAA family ATPase, protein MQTKKASTNWQVITGGPSTGKTTVINMLAERGYKTTIEHARHYIDTMRTEGQTVEELRSNRKKFQIGVLDMQIEQEASILPQDLVFLDRAIPDAMAYYQFLKLDYDEKSAHRS, encoded by the coding sequence ATGCAAACCAAAAAAGCAAGCACGAACTGGCAAGTGATTACCGGCGGACCTAGTACTGGAAAAACCACTGTAATTAATATGCTGGCTGAGAGAGGTTATAAAACAACCATTGAGCATGCAAGGCACTATATAGACACCATGCGTACTGAAGGTCAAACGGTTGAAGAATTAAGAAGTAATCGTAAGAAATTTCAAATAGGGGTCTTGGATATGCAAATAGAACAAGAAGCTTCCATATTGCCCCAAGACTTGGTTTTCTTAGATAGGGCCATTCCAGATGCTATGGCATACTATCAATTTTTAAAGCTTGATTATGATGAGAAGTCTGCTCACCGCAGTTAA
- a CDS encoding AAA family ATPase has translation MMRSLLTAVKNTSYKKIFILDRLPFTKDYARTEDEEAQKKIHQLIIDVYTSLGFPIVSVPVLPPTERVEFILKNIE, from the coding sequence ATGATGAGAAGTCTGCTCACCGCAGTTAAAAACACTTCCTATAAAAAAATATTCATTTTAGACCGATTACCATTCACCAAAGATTATGCCCGTACTGAGGATGAAGAGGCTCAAAAGAAAATACACCAATTAATAATAGATGTTTACACTTCCTTGGGATTTCCAATTGTTTCTGTTCCAGTTTTGCCACCAACTGAACGGGTAGAATTTATTTTAAAAAACATAGAATAG
- a CDS encoding phosphoribosylpyrophosphate synthetase, translating to MTNYDTLSEAINDLQANDYPYDFNLKPECLECPSLKIEILVEDFKVDKTYRFEGMSSTDDNSILYAISSKNGIKGLLVDAYGVYAENLTEAMRKKLR from the coding sequence ATGACAAATTACGATACACTTTCAGAAGCCATAAATGACTTACAAGCAAACGACTATCCTTATGATTTCAATTTAAAACCAGAGTGCTTAGAATGTCCTTCCCTGAAAATTGAGATCCTAGTAGAAGATTTTAAAGTAGATAAAACCTATCGCTTTGAAGGAATGAGCAGTACCGATGATAATAGTATTTTATATGCTATATCTTCTAAAAACGGCATTAAGGGTCTTTTGGTAGATGCTTACGGTGTCTATGCTGAAAACCTAACGGAAGCAATGCGAAAAAAATTAAGATAA
- a CDS encoding PPK2 family polyphosphate kinase: MINLDKISTKPPQTISKGEAKKNLAQLRKEFFELQNMFYADGRFGLLIILQGMDTSGKDGTIRHALSSMNPQGVQVKSFKKPTEEELKHDFLWRVYPHIPPKGMIQIFNRSYYEDIIMPRLNNSLPEEILAHRCKLIKHLEQHFKLSNIHVLKFFLHISKEEQKQRIKERLLKPHKRWKYSANDKKATKKWEAYRAGYNMLLNDCDEPSWHIIPADKRWHRNFSVANIITEHLKKLNLKYPNT, translated from the coding sequence ATGATAAATTTAGATAAAATTTCAACCAAACCACCCCAAACGATTTCAAAAGGCGAGGCAAAGAAAAATCTGGCACAGCTTCGCAAAGAATTTTTTGAACTTCAGAATATGTTTTATGCCGATGGGCGTTTTGGTTTGCTTATTATCCTACAGGGCATGGATACTTCCGGCAAAGACGGCACCATTCGTCATGCCCTTAGCAGTATGAATCCGCAGGGCGTTCAGGTTAAATCGTTTAAAAAACCGACCGAGGAAGAGTTGAAGCACGACTTTTTATGGCGTGTTTACCCCCATATTCCACCAAAGGGTATGATTCAAATTTTTAACCGTTCGTATTACGAAGATATAATAATGCCAAGGCTCAACAATTCCCTTCCAGAAGAGATTCTCGCACACCGTTGTAAACTCATAAAGCATCTTGAACAGCATTTTAAACTGAGTAACATTCATGTACTAAAATTTTTTCTCCATATCTCGAAAGAAGAACAAAAACAGCGTATAAAAGAACGACTTTTAAAACCTCATAAACGTTGGAAATATAGTGCCAATGATAAAAAAGCGACTAAAAAATGGGAGGCTTATAGAGCTGGCTACAATATGTTATTAAATGACTGCGATGAACCTTCCTGGCATATTATACCCGCAGATAAACGTTGGCACCGCAACTTTAGCGTTGCCAATATAATTACGGAGCATTTAAAAAAACTAAACCTAAAATATCCTAATACTTAA
- a CDS encoding MFS transporter — MDKKEKLNRIFLILLSLFVVMLGYGILLPTLPYYTERLALGANLDTDSINFHIGLLTSIYPLFQLIFVVVWGKLSDRYGRKPIILIGLIGFVIMQLLTCLATSLTMLYIARIFGGIFTSSVIPVSNAFLSDITSKKHRTKIMAWSGVAISSGVIFGPVLGSFLSQTNLHFKYSFWILHLDRFSVPFILVALLGFTVLVILIKSFRNTKLVSRFVSGKQKLNFSFSRFFIVLLLLSFVMQFVVTLFETVFSIYGKNQLLFSSNQIGIGFMLCGVVMAVLQPVFATYGEKILTAKQQIGAGLLISGISLIAFPFFGNEIYVYVLIVTFATGGAIVTPNLLSAVSLLSKEKAGSNISVQTSANSVGQILGPIIGTWLIAGGFYYPFIIAGIIIITFIGLLYFYKSSNDKYSKITY; from the coding sequence ATGGACAAAAAAGAAAAACTCAACAGGATATTTTTAATCCTGTTGAGTTTATTTGTAGTGATGTTAGGCTATGGTATTTTATTGCCAACCCTTCCTTACTATACCGAAAGGCTTGCTTTAGGAGCTAACCTCGATACTGATTCGATCAATTTTCATATTGGACTGCTTACAAGCATTTATCCATTATTTCAATTAATTTTTGTTGTGGTATGGGGAAAGCTTTCAGATAGATATGGACGTAAACCAATTATATTAATCGGTCTAATTGGGTTTGTTATAATGCAATTGCTTACTTGTCTAGCAACATCTTTGACAATGCTATATATTGCTCGAATATTTGGAGGTATTTTTACGTCTTCAGTTATTCCTGTCAGTAACGCATTTCTCAGTGATATCACTTCTAAAAAACATAGGACTAAAATTATGGCTTGGTCTGGGGTAGCGATAAGTTCAGGGGTTATTTTTGGACCTGTTTTAGGCAGTTTTCTATCCCAAACTAACCTACACTTTAAATATTCGTTTTGGATATTACATCTGGACCGGTTCTCAGTTCCTTTTATTTTGGTTGCACTTTTAGGTTTTACTGTATTGGTTATTTTGATTAAATCGTTTAGGAATACAAAACTGGTTAGCAGGTTTGTTTCAGGAAAACAAAAATTAAATTTTAGTTTTAGTAGGTTCTTTATTGTCCTATTACTGCTCTCTTTTGTTATGCAGTTTGTAGTGACCCTCTTTGAAACGGTTTTTTCAATTTATGGAAAAAATCAGTTGCTATTTTCAAGTAATCAAATAGGCATTGGCTTTATGCTTTGTGGAGTGGTAATGGCTGTATTACAGCCAGTATTTGCAACCTATGGAGAGAAAATATTGACAGCAAAACAACAAATTGGAGCCGGATTGTTGATTTCAGGCATTTCACTAATCGCATTTCCTTTTTTCGGCAATGAAATTTATGTCTATGTACTGATTGTAACATTCGCCACTGGTGGAGCAATTGTAACCCCTAACCTACTTTCAGCCGTTTCCTTACTTTCAAAAGAAAAGGCGGGCAGTAATATTTCTGTACAGACCTCGGCAAACAGTGTCGGACAGATTTTAGGCCCGATCATCGGAACCTGGCTCATTGCCGGTGGGTTTTATTATCCCTTCATTATAGCCGGCATCATTATAATTACCTTTATTGGATTACTTTATTTTTATAAATCTTCCAATGACAAATACTCAAAAATCACTTATTGA
- a CDS encoding transposase: MDKYKETFGVDISKDVFDVYSSEGGHSQFKNDSSGFKLFVSTLAVDTLVVMEATGYYHYRLAQFLYKNGIPVSVVNPLSVKRFIQMKLSKIKTDKSDAKAICDYGLSTEVTLYNALNDVQAECLQHFLFPYNQSLQWFLLL; encoded by the coding sequence ATGGATAAATATAAAGAAACTTTTGGAGTTGATATCAGTAAAGATGTTTTTGATGTTTATAGCAGTGAAGGAGGTCATTCTCAATTTAAGAATGATTCTTCAGGATTTAAATTATTTGTCAGCACATTAGCAGTAGACACTTTGGTAGTGATGGAAGCCACAGGGTATTACCATTATCGACTTGCACAGTTTCTTTACAAAAACGGTATACCGGTATCGGTAGTAAACCCTTTGTCAGTTAAGCGTTTTATTCAGATGAAATTATCAAAAATAAAGACCGATAAGAGCGATGCCAAGGCTATTTGTGATTATGGGTTATCTACTGAAGTGACGCTTTATAATGCACTTAATGATGTACAGGCAGAATGTCTTCAGCATTTTCTTTTTCCGTATAATCAAAGCCTTCAATGGTTCCTCCTGTTGTAA
- a CDS encoding DNA methyltransferase, translating to MTSTEIQEKVKELVNNFNPETFIYDLLRAYGISKASITRLQKGDFNLAKNEGEILYKKKLLFKEASEDELMALVEDLSQEENLKHNPRFIITTNYKEIATKDTRTGKNLHIAIKDLPKNHSFFLPWAGQEVYQATNENEADRKASYRMAKLYDILIEENPNILENGVHDLNLFFSRLLFCFFAEDTSIFPEEGMFTNTLMRHTQNDGDDVHLFLDELFQVLNLKETERKNVPAHLDQFPYVNGGLFKDKLSVPHFNKEARGILQESGELDWSHINPDIFGSMIQAVVNPDQRGNLGMHYTSVPNIMKVIKPLFLDELYDELENARGKSKKLRKLVERLSKLKIFDPACGSGNFLIIAYKELRKLEIEIWQAILETESQQSFIYSKIELTQFYGIEIDDFAHEIAKLSLWLAEHQMNKYFEHELELGKSNPILPLKASGNITCANATRIDWEEVCPKQKDDEIYLLGNPPYLGSKNQTQKQRDEVNNISNGGSKILDYISCWFIKGARYIKDINSKCAFVSTNSICQGEQVSALWPNVLDNDIEIDFAYTSFKWKNNAVGNAGVTVIIVCLRNVNEKERYIYFNDVKKIASHINPYLTDAKTVYIKNRGKPLSYFPPMKGGNVAYDSGNLIFTESEKNEFIKSEPNSKRWFKKCIGGRELINGGERYCLWFKNEKLQSVNQYPAIKEITGKVEAHRLKAKDKGTHKLAKRPHQFRDLNNPEEYIAIPKTSSERRDYIPMSFVDGGIIPLDSIRFIQTDELYIFGVLISKMHMAWVRAIAGKLKTDYRYSKNIVYNTFPFPNISKVKKAQIEENVFAVLEEREKHPEKTMAQLYDPDKMPAGLRQAHQDLDLAVERCYRLQPFDNDTQRLEYLFKEYEKMVKEKEGK from the coding sequence ATGACCTCTACAGAAATTCAAGAAAAAGTAAAGGAGTTGGTAAACAACTTTAATCCTGAAACTTTTATATACGACTTATTGCGTGCCTATGGCATTTCTAAAGCCTCGATAACACGCTTGCAAAAGGGAGATTTTAATTTGGCTAAAAATGAAGGTGAAATCTTATATAAAAAGAAACTGTTATTTAAAGAAGCCAGTGAAGATGAGTTAATGGCATTGGTAGAAGATTTAAGCCAAGAAGAAAACCTAAAGCACAATCCGCGCTTTATCATTACTACCAATTACAAAGAGATAGCGACAAAAGATACGCGTACAGGCAAAAACTTGCACATTGCTATTAAAGATTTACCTAAAAACCATAGCTTTTTCTTGCCCTGGGCAGGTCAAGAAGTATATCAAGCCACGAATGAGAATGAAGCAGACCGTAAAGCTTCTTATCGTATGGCTAAGCTATACGATATTCTTATTGAAGAAAATCCAAACATTCTGGAAAATGGAGTGCACGATCTCAACCTATTCTTTTCACGTTTGCTGTTTTGTTTCTTTGCAGAGGACACCAGTATCTTTCCCGAAGAAGGAATGTTTACCAATACCCTAATGCGACATACCCAAAACGACGGCGACGATGTCCACCTTTTTTTAGACGAGCTTTTTCAGGTGTTGAACCTAAAAGAAACCGAACGTAAAAATGTACCTGCACATTTGGATCAATTTCCTTATGTAAATGGGGGCTTGTTTAAAGATAAATTAAGTGTACCTCACTTTAATAAAGAAGCACGGGGCATTTTACAAGAAAGTGGTGAGTTAGATTGGAGCCATATTAACCCCGATATTTTTGGCTCTATGATTCAAGCGGTGGTTAACCCAGACCAGCGTGGAAATCTCGGAATGCACTACACCTCAGTGCCTAATATTATGAAGGTGATCAAACCTTTGTTTTTAGATGAGTTGTATGACGAATTAGAAAACGCCAGAGGGAAATCCAAAAAGCTAAGAAAATTAGTAGAGCGCCTCAGTAAACTTAAAATATTTGACCCTGCCTGTGGGAGCGGTAACTTTTTAATTATTGCTTATAAAGAACTCCGTAAACTCGAAATAGAAATTTGGCAAGCCATTTTAGAAACCGAAAGCCAACAAAGTTTTATTTATTCTAAAATAGAACTTACGCAATTTTACGGGATAGAGATAGACGATTTTGCCCACGAAATTGCCAAACTTTCCTTATGGTTGGCAGAACACCAAATGAATAAATATTTTGAACACGAACTAGAACTCGGGAAGTCTAACCCCATTTTACCTTTAAAAGCATCTGGTAATATCACTTGTGCCAACGCCACCCGAATAGACTGGGAAGAAGTTTGCCCCAAACAAAAAGACGATGAAATTTATTTGTTAGGGAATCCGCCTTATTTAGGTTCTAAAAATCAAACTCAAAAACAACGCGATGAAGTTAATAATATTTCCAATGGTGGTAGTAAAATATTAGATTATATCTCGTGTTGGTTTATAAAAGGTGCAAGATATATTAAAGATATAAATTCAAAATGTGCATTTGTTTCAACTAATTCAATTTGTCAAGGAGAACAAGTTTCTGCATTGTGGCCTAATGTTTTAGATAATGATATTGAAATTGATTTTGCGTATACTTCATTTAAGTGGAAGAATAATGCGGTAGGTAATGCAGGTGTGACAGTAATCATCGTCTGTCTTAGAAATGTAAATGAAAAAGAAAGATATATTTATTTTAATGATGTAAAAAAAATAGCCAGTCACATTAACCCTTATCTAACTGATGCTAAGACAGTATACATAAAAAATAGAGGGAAACCTTTATCTTATTTTCCACCAATGAAGGGTGGCAATGTTGCTTATGATAGTGGAAATTTAATATTTACTGAAAGTGAAAAAAATGAATTTATCAAAAGTGAACCAAATTCAAAAAGATGGTTTAAAAAGTGTATAGGTGGTAGAGAATTAATAAATGGAGGCGAGAGATACTGTTTATGGTTTAAAAACGAAAAACTACAAAGTGTAAATCAGTATCCAGCAATAAAAGAAATTACAGGAAAAGTTGAAGCTCACAGGTTAAAAGCTAAAGATAAAGGGACTCATAAACTTGCAAAAAGGCCTCATCAATTTAGAGACTTAAATAATCCTGAAGAATATATAGCGATTCCTAAAACCTCAAGTGAACGGCGTGATTACATTCCAATGTCTTTTGTTGATGGTGGTATTATTCCTTTAGATTCTATTAGGTTTATACAAACTGATGAGCTATATATCTTTGGAGTTTTAATATCTAAGATGCATATGGCGTGGGTAAGAGCTATAGCAGGTAAATTAAAAACAGATTATAGATATTCTAAAAATATTGTATACAACACTTTCCCATTCCCAAACATCAGTAAAGTCAAAAAAGCCCAAATAGAAGAAAATGTATTTGCGGTATTAGAAGAGCGAGAAAAGCACCCCGAGAAAACAATGGCACAACTCTACGACCCCGATAAAATGCCAGCTGGCTTACGCCAAGCCCATCAAGACCTAGATCTTGCTGTAGAACGTTGTTACCGCCTACAACCTTTCGATAATGACACTCAACGTTTAGAATATTTGTTTAAAGAATATGAGAAAATGGTAAAAGAGAAAGAAGGGAAATAA
- a CDS encoding RNA-binding domain-containing protein, translated as MKDILDELLGLPSENEVVEFKEAKQQYDKNKLGKYFSALANEANLENKTSAYLVFGVKDNQTIVGTNISEKRLNDYKKEIADHTSPHLGFISTNRFVREGREVVVLEIPAPKGMPVSWKGFKYGRDGESLGALNDNEYDRIKNQVKQTDWSAQIIKEASIADLSNQAIKEARKRFIQKNKSLADEVKSWSDEVFLNKAKITIKGKITNTAILLLGKPEAEHYINPARATVSWILKDADNIEKDYEHFTCPLLLNVVEIGKKIRNLKYRYINDDSLFPDEVDQYDPYIIREALNNCIAHQDYTLGGKIVVVENENSTLVFSNSGDFIPQSIEAVINADSPEQNYRNAFLTNAMVGLNMIDTIGSGIKRMFKIQSKKFFPLPDYEFGNQKVKVTITSKVLDIDYARKLAQIASLSLNDIILLDKVAKNKSITVKESRSLKERKLIEGRRPNLHISSKVAKATGEKGEYIKMRGFKDDHYKKMILNYLEEYESASKKDLDKLILDILPNVLDEDQKKNKLRNIIYAMSKRDVSITNTGTNRKPIWKKV; from the coding sequence ATGAAAGATATATTAGATGAATTATTAGGCTTACCTTCAGAAAATGAAGTGGTTGAGTTTAAAGAAGCTAAACAGCAATATGATAAAAATAAGCTGGGGAAGTATTTTTCTGCTTTAGCCAATGAAGCGAACCTAGAAAATAAAACTTCGGCTTATCTGGTTTTTGGAGTAAAAGATAACCAAACTATTGTGGGTACTAATATATCAGAAAAGCGACTTAACGACTATAAAAAAGAAATAGCCGATCATACTTCTCCGCACTTGGGTTTTATTTCAACCAATCGATTTGTTCGCGAAGGCAGAGAAGTAGTCGTGTTAGAAATTCCTGCTCCAAAAGGAATGCCTGTTAGCTGGAAAGGTTTTAAATATGGTCGAGATGGTGAAAGTTTAGGTGCTTTAAATGATAACGAATACGATCGTATAAAGAATCAGGTTAAGCAAACAGATTGGAGTGCTCAAATTATTAAAGAAGCGAGTATTGCAGATTTGTCAAACCAAGCGATAAAAGAAGCTAGAAAGCGTTTTATTCAAAAAAATAAAAGTTTAGCTGATGAAGTTAAATCTTGGTCAGATGAGGTTTTTCTAAACAAAGCAAAAATTACCATTAAAGGTAAAATCACCAATACAGCAATTTTACTACTCGGTAAACCTGAAGCTGAACACTACATTAACCCTGCAAGAGCTACGGTGAGTTGGATTTTAAAAGATGCAGATAATATTGAAAAAGATTATGAACATTTTACGTGCCCTTTATTATTAAATGTAGTAGAAATTGGTAAAAAAATAAGAAATCTTAAATATCGGTATATTAATGATGACTCTTTATTTCCAGATGAAGTAGATCAATATGATCCTTATATCATACGAGAGGCATTAAATAATTGTATTGCCCATCAAGACTATACATTAGGGGGTAAAATAGTAGTGGTTGAAAATGAAAATTCTACCTTAGTTTTTTCAAATTCAGGTGATTTTATTCCGCAAAGTATAGAAGCAGTCATCAATGCTGATTCCCCTGAGCAAAATTATAGAAATGCCTTTTTAACCAATGCAATGGTAGGCCTTAATATGATTGATACCATTGGGAGTGGTATTAAAAGAATGTTTAAAATTCAAAGTAAGAAATTCTTCCCCTTACCAGATTATGAATTTGGTAATCAAAAAGTGAAAGTAACCATTACGAGCAAGGTTTTAGATATAGATTATGCGCGAAAATTAGCACAAATAGCTAGTTTGTCTTTAAATGATATCATCTTATTAGATAAAGTTGCGAAAAATAAAAGTATTACGGTTAAAGAAAGTAGGTCTTTAAAAGAGAGAAAATTAATAGAAGGCAGGCGTCCTAATCTTCATATTTCTTCTAAAGTAGCCAAGGCTACAGGCGAAAAGGGAGAGTATATAAAAATGCGAGGGTTTAAAGATGATCATTATAAAAAAATGATTTTAAATTATTTAGAAGAATATGAATCTGCTAGTAAAAAAGATTTAGATAAATTAATATTAGATATTCTTCCTAATGTTTTAGATGAAGATCAAAAAAAGAATAAATTAAGAAACATTATTTATGCAATGTCTAAGCGTGATGTTTCTATTACTAATACAGGTACAAATAGAAAACCTATTTGGAAAAAAGTTTAA
- a CDS encoding DEAD/DEAH box helicase, with protein MPDLVKVNYKQTGKSKKTNALGMREMQERAFEARTAQYLLIKAPPASGKSRALMFIGLDKLRNQDIKKLIVAVPERSIGSSFAPTELKKYGFFEDWNPNPKYNLCTPGGEKSKVDAFINFMNSKEEILICTHATLRFAFDAIDEKQFNDTLIAIDEFHHVSAEGTNRLGSVLSSIMAKSTAHIVAMTGSYFRGDSIPILLPEVEAQFIKVKYDYYEQLNGYEYLKSLGIGYHFYQRKYTTAIHEVLDENKKTIIHIPSVNSGESTKEKYEEVGKIIDTLGEIEYQDSETGVIYVKSHKTGNLIKVADLVNDDQKSRDKIQNYLRNVNAPEDIDIIIALGMAKEGFDWPYCEQALTVGYRGSLTEIIQIIGRATRDSDNKTHAQFTNLIAQPDAQDDEVKLSVNNMLKAITASLLMEQVLAPNFKFKAKYPEEEDNEYEVDREDGTQANEEENTIHIRGFKEPSTARVEQIIESDLNDLKAKILQDNDMLKAMPSETLEPEVINQVLIPKIIKETYPELSDDEVEEVRQHIVVDSVIKNGSIEEQGDRRFIKMADTFVNIDEIHIDLIDSVNPFQKAFEILSKSVTAPVLRTIQETIDASRIKMTEQEAIILWPKIKAWVQKTGKNPDIKSLEPKEKRMAEAVIFLKELKRKQKQNV; from the coding sequence ATGCCAGATTTAGTTAAAGTCAATTATAAACAGACAGGAAAGAGTAAAAAAACCAATGCGCTAGGAATGCGAGAAATGCAAGAAAGAGCATTTGAAGCAAGAACAGCACAGTATTTACTGATTAAAGCTCCTCCTGCATCAGGTAAATCTAGGGCATTAATGTTTATTGGCTTAGATAAACTGCGTAACCAAGATATAAAAAAATTAATTGTAGCAGTGCCTGAACGTTCTATTGGCAGTTCTTTCGCTCCAACAGAGTTAAAAAAATACGGTTTTTTTGAAGATTGGAATCCTAATCCTAAATACAACCTTTGTACGCCTGGCGGTGAAAAGTCTAAAGTAGATGCCTTCATTAACTTTATGAATAGTAAGGAAGAAATTCTTATTTGCACACACGCTACACTGCGTTTTGCATTTGATGCTATTGATGAAAAACAGTTTAATGACACCTTAATTGCTATAGATGAATTTCATCACGTATCTGCCGAAGGCACCAATAGATTAGGAAGTGTTTTAAGCTCTATTATGGCTAAGTCAACTGCTCATATAGTTGCAATGACAGGTTCTTATTTTAGAGGCGATAGTATTCCTATTCTTTTACCCGAAGTAGAAGCGCAGTTCATTAAAGTTAAATACGATTATTACGAACAGCTGAATGGTTATGAGTATTTAAAATCTTTAGGAATAGGTTATCATTTTTACCAAAGAAAATATACAACTGCCATTCACGAGGTTCTAGATGAAAATAAAAAAACCATTATTCATATTCCTAGTGTAAATTCTGGTGAATCCACTAAAGAAAAATATGAAGAGGTAGGCAAAATAATAGACACGCTAGGTGAAATAGAATACCAAGATTCAGAAACAGGGGTTATTTACGTTAAATCGCATAAAACAGGAAATCTTATTAAAGTAGCTGATTTAGTAAATGATGACCAAAAATCAAGAGATAAAATTCAAAACTATTTACGCAATGTAAATGCTCCAGAAGATATTGATATCATTATTGCTTTAGGGATGGCAAAAGAAGGGTTTGATTGGCCATATTGCGAACAAGCCTTAACGGTAGGTTATAGGGGTTCATTAACAGAGATTATTCAAATCATCGGCAGGGCTACAAGAGATAGCGACAATAAAACACACGCTCAATTCACCAATTTAATCGCTCAACCCGATGCCCAAGATGATGAGGTAAAACTTTCAGTCAATAATATGCTAAAAGCAATTACCGCTTCTTTATTAATGGAGCAGGTGTTAGCGCCTAATTTTAAATTTAAAGCGAAATACCCTGAAGAAGAAGATAATGAATATGAAGTAGATCGTGAAGATGGAACACAGGCAAATGAAGAGGAAAACACTATACACATCAGAGGTTTTAAAGAACCTTCAACAGCAAGAGTAGAGCAAATTATCGAATCAGACTTAAACGATTTAAAAGCAAAAATTTTGCAAGATAATGATATGCTCAAAGCAATGCCGAGTGAGACTTTGGAGCCAGAGGTGATCAATCAAGTGTTAATACCTAAAATTATTAAAGAAACCTATCCTGAACTTTCAGATGATGAGGTAGAAGAAGTAAGGCAACATATTGTTGTAGACTCAGTTATTAAAAACGGAAGTATAGAAGAACAAGGAGATAGAAGGTTTATCAAAATGGCAGATACCTTTGTGAATATAGATGAAATACACATAGATTTAATAGATAGTGTAAACCCGTTTCAAAAAGCATTTGAAATATTATCCAAATCAGTAACAGCACCTGTTTTAAGAACTATTCAGGAAACTATAGATGCGTCTAGAATTAAAATGACGGAACAGGAAGCTATTATCTTGTGGCCCAAAATAAAAGCCTGGGTGCAAAAAACAGGAAAAAATCCCGATATTAAATCGTTAGAGCCAAAAGAAAAAAGAATGGCAGAAGCAGTTATTTTCTTAAAAGAACTAAAGCGTAAACAAAAACAAAATGTCTAA
- a CDS encoding GIY-YIG nuclease family protein, which yields MSKDKLSIEDIFEDDDLGILKETSKQSNVKSTDQRLIESFEEINAFVDEKEREPEQGNGISEMRLYLRLKGFRENDKKKFALKDVDRHNLLFEPKKVESVADILEDDDFGLLADDEEGTSIFDFKHTPKDKKETDFVAQRKAMSDAVFEKYDKQFKKVHQEIKLGLRSLKSFKNAEKNLKEGKYYILDGVLLFLEVGDISEAVRELGDRVRKDVRTRTVFDNGTYSNMLYRSLAKQLYNNGKVVTDLEKDSEKELFTNVEQLEEDDKESGWIYVLKSKSTHPEISKLNNLYKIGFSTVPVQKRVINARNEATYLNAEVEVVATFKCVNVNTQKFENLIHRFFSQAQLQIDIYDKNKNRITPREWFVVPYPIIERAIGLFNTGEIINYHYDFQNEKITKND from the coding sequence ATGTCTAAAGATAAGTTAAGCATAGAAGATATTTTTGAAGATGACGATTTAGGTATTTTAAAAGAGACTTCAAAGCAGTCGAACGTAAAATCTACAGATCAACGTTTAATAGAATCTTTTGAAGAAATCAATGCTTTTGTAGATGAAAAAGAAAGAGAACCAGAACAAGGTAATGGTATTTCAGAAATGCGTTTGTATTTACGCTTAAAAGGCTTTAGAGAAAATGATAAAAAGAAATTTGCATTAAAAGATGTTGATAGGCATAATTTATTGTTTGAGCCTAAAAAAGTTGAATCTGTAGCCGATATTTTAGAAGATGATGATTTCGGTTTGTTAGCAGATGATGAAGAAGGTACAAGTATTTTTGATTTTAAACATACCCCAAAAGATAAAAAAGAAACCGATTTTGTAGCGCAACGTAAAGCAATGTCAGATGCAGTATTTGAAAAGTATGACAAGCAATTTAAAAAAGTACACCAAGAAATTAAGTTAGGTTTACGTAGTTTAAAATCCTTTAAAAATGCAGAAAAAAACTTAAAAGAAGGTAAATACTACATTCTTGATGGGGTTTTATTATTCTTAGAAGTAGGTGATATTTCTGAAGCAGTTAGAGAATTAGGTGACAGAGTTAGAAAAGATGTACGAACAAGAACTGTTTTTGATAATGGTACATATAGTAATATGCTTTATAGGTCTTTAGCAAAACAATTATATAATAATGGTAAAGTAGTAACAGATTTAGAAAAAGACAGCGAGAAAGAGCTATTTACAAATGTAGAACAGTTAGAAGAAGACGATAAAGAATCAGGCTGGATTTACGTGCTAAAATCTAAATCAACCCATCCAGAAATAAGTAAACTTAATAATTTATATAAAATAGGTTTCTCTACAGTACCCGTTCAAAAAAGAGTGATTAATGCTAGAAATGAAGCGACCTATCTCAATGCAGAAGTAGAAGTAGTAGCAACATTTAAATGTGTAAATGTAAACACACAAAAGTTTGAAAATTTAATCCACCGCTTTTTTAGTCAAGCACAATTACAAATAGATATTTACGATAAAAATAAAAACAGAATAACCCCAAGAGAATGGTTTGTAGTTCCTTATCCAATAATAGAAAGAGCAATAGGTTTATTTAATACTGGTGAAATTATCAACTATCACTACGATTTTCAAAATGAAAAAATTACCAAAAACGATTAA